The genome window ACTGCGCGCTTCGGCAGTTGATGCAGCTGGCGGGTGGAGCACTTGAGGATCCCGAACCTGCGCTGGAGTTCGATGGCAACTGGCTGAAGCGCGTCACCTTCTGCAGCGCCTGCTGAATGGCCTGGTCGATGGAGGTTGTGGCCGAGGTCACCGTGGCACAGGCGCTACCGTGTTGGCTGTGCCTTGCTCTTTTGGCCGCCGGCGGCGAGTGCGGAGATCCGCCGAAGGATGCCGCCGATGAGGATGTGGCCGTGGCTGTGGCCCTGCTCTtacgctgctgctgcttgtaGGCGTTGCTCAGTGCCGAATAGGTTCCGGCAGCTGGACTAATCTGTCCAGGCTGGCAGGTGCTGCTGGCGAACTGCGAGGCGTGACGACGACGCTGGCGAGAGGTGCCCAGCGAACGGGGCACCGCCTTGAAGTGCTCCGAATTCTCCATGAGGAACTTCTCGATGCGCGCTTTTAGCGCCAGGTGGAGAATCGCCTTGCGTTGCGCATTGAACTCCAGGCCTGTGAACGGATCCGAGGGCTGGCGACCCCACTTGGCCTCCTCCTCGGCGTGCTTGTCGATGGTGGACTGGTCCACCACTTTTCCAGATGGCAGCACGGTGGGGAAGATCTGAAGAGGCAATAGGAGAATTGATAAGGAGAGCTACAAAGTAAACAGCTCACAGAGCATCCTATTATCTTTATATTTAAGTGTTGTTGTGTTTCGGACATTATAATGCAATTCTCATTATGAAGAAAATGATTTCTTCACATGACTTCCGATATTTACCTTGTTAGGCTTTGATAAAGACATGATGACTTAACATTTGGAAGAATGATTCAGAAAGAATGAATGGTATGTCTTTATAATAAAACCGTGCAAAACGATTGATTTCTTGAATTAATATTTTCTGAAGCACATGCAATATTTTAAATGGAAGTGACCTCGTGGCTTGCTCGGAATTATGGGTAGGCATTCAGTTGTACTACTACTTAAACATAAAAAGCTAGGATTTTCTGAGCTATAACGATATTTACCATTAGCTCCCAGGTGATGGAGTCGAGGAAATCCTCAGGTATAGAGAGGGTCGACTGCTCCCTGAGCTCTGGAACATTCCGCGGTGGTGATCTCTGCCCGGTGGGCGTCTGGGTCGCGTCCCTCTGGCCGTAGGGATCGCTTATCTCGTTCCAGATGGTCTTGACCAGCTCCCTATCGGCTTTGTCCAGGGAACGGGCGGGCAGTCCCCACATCTGAACTTTCCTCAGCACCGGAGGACACCTCTCCGTGGCCCGGATCACAACCTTGACGCTGTTCGTGCTGGCCAAGATCTTGTGGGCGGACTTGAAGAAGAACACCTTCTCGCTCTGCTCCGAGTTGGAGCTGCTTCGTGAGTTGTAGTCGCTCTGGTAGCAGAAGGTCACCGAGTCCACGCCACGCCCCAGATCGCGCACAAAGGCCACCCGTTCCCAAATGCCATCGTGTCGTCCGTGCAGCTCGAAGGCAGTGGATCGTAGGGCTCCGCAGGAGGGCCACAGCTTGATGACCTTCATGTCCACCGCCTTGGGGAAGTCAAAGACGATCTCTATGGGCGGCTTGCAGACGGCGAAGCACATGAATCCCCGCTCCAGCTGCTCGACGTCGTCGGCCACCAGATTGGCCGCAGTGTAGCCATCCTCGCAGACGGCATCGGTCTCCACGGAGGGCTTCAGCTTCGGGTTGAGGAAGTTTATCAGGCTGCTCATCCTGGCTGCCCACTGTGCTGTGCTCTCGGCGGCTGTTATGTGGCTCTTCACGGCGTATATCTACTCTGTGCCCCACCTGCTCTTTATTCGCAATGAAAATGGCGTCACTTCTCGGGaatcttttgttgttgcgctTGCCTGCGGAGGCTGCTAGTCCTGCCTGGTAATCCCCTGCTAATCCCGCAATGGGTGCGCTCCTGCTCTCAGCCGATCCTGAACACTCACAGCCTGGCCTGGACTTCGGCTGGCATCTCACAACCTTGCTTTAATTGCAATTATCGCCCTGCCTCTTCGAATATTTATAAATCACTCGCTTGTGCAGTGTGACCATGCCCGCGCGGCAGTGGTGGTGCGACCAGTCAGATGGACTGCGCTCAGTACTCGCGCACGGTAACACCTATTCGCTTCAGCGgctaaattaaataaattcaaatatttgtttgAACGTATAATGCAAGCCTTTTCGAAATCTATTTCGTTTCGCATGAAACAATGAAAACACTATGGTTGCTATGTTTGAGTTATATTCATAGACATTCTTTTAAAGTTTATACTTATACTCAATATTATTTGTAACGATTTCTtgttcaataaacaaaaacgaTACCAAGAACGAACGTTTATCTTTCATGCTTAAATAAGCAAAGCAGATATGATATGGTTCATCAGTTTGCGCTATAGGCTCTGACTTCTTCGCATAATAAAGTTTCTAGTTAAAATTGTAGTCAAGGGAAAGTTAAATCGAAATATGTAATAGGACTTATTAATTGCCAATCTATGGTGAACAGCACTTTTACGATATGATTGTTTAGAAATCTGCCCCACCGGAGGCAGATTGTGGCCACTTCTTAGGccaaaaatatattcatataaaaGTTATACCATTCGAGATTAGGCTAATCTCTGCCATGAATGCGTTTTCCGGCCTGGTTAATGGGTTGGCCATTGGCTGAGAGATAACCGAAGGCTATAAATGGCCCCACATGTGGAAACTATGATCCAGTTGCTCTGCTAACCATGAAAGCAATCGGAATCCTGCTGGCGATCGCCTTGACCTCCGGGTTCCTGGTGGTTTCCGCCGTAAATCTGCCGGGAGTGCCCGTGGACTTCGACCTGGACGACCACATCCTTTCCGCCATTGCGGACGATATAGCCGAGCGTCTGGCTAGGGAGTACATCAACTTCCTGAAGACCGGAGTGGAGACGCCCGAGTTCTTGAAGCTCACCAATCAGCTGGCCAAGTCGCACAGTGAGAAGGATATATTCACCAGAAACATGCCCGATCTGGAGCCCAGGGACAGCTTCTTTGTGTGCGTGGCCTGCCGCTCGGTGACGAGGGTTTTGATCCGCACCATTCGCGATGAGGAGGGCGAGCTTCACGACGAGAATAGCTCCGTTCTGATGAAGGAATTCGCCATGGACGTGTGCCGCCGCTTGAACCTGCAAACGGAGGAGGTCTGCGAGGGATTGATCGATTCCAACCTGCCCTCCGTGGAGTACATCATGAGGAACTCAGAGAGTGATTCCCAGAGCTTCTGCTCATTGTTCATGGAGTTTAACTTCTGTAACACCGGTAGCAATCAAGATTACAACTGGACCTTGACTATAGACAATACTGGAGAGGTTTCGCCTGGCCCCAAGTCGGACACTCCCACCTTTCAGGACTCTGACATCAGGATCTGCCAGTTCTCCGACATTCACCATGATCCCTACTACACCCCCGGCAGCCTGGCCACTTGTGCGGAACCCATGTGCTGTCAGAGGAACAAGGAGACCGCCGAGGGTACTTCGGATGCAGCTGGATACTGGGGCGACTACCGGGACTGCGATCTGCCCTGGCACGCCTTCGAGTCAGCCTTGGACAACGCGGTGGCCAACTCCAAGTGCGACTTCATTTACCAGACTGGCGACATAGTGGACCACATGGTGTGGGCCACTTCCGTGGAGAAGAACACCATGGTGCTGACCAAGGTCAGTGAGCGGCTCAACGCGGCCTTCGGAGATGTTCCCGTCTATCCCTGCATCGGAAACCACGAGCCTCATCCACTCAACCTGTAAGTATGGAATCCTTAAAATCTAAAgttgtttttatatttataaattgcaTGAATTGGGATTCCTAATCTCAGATTATCCCGGACGTATAAGTGGACTAATAAGCCTTATCTTTATTTTCCCGTTGCATACCACCCGATAATTTATTatgttttcaattattttcaattcatTCGCTTATCTATTTCGACTATTGGACTATTCCAGCTTCAGTCCCGAGGGCGTTCCAGATGAGATCAGCACCAAGTGGCTCTACGAGCACCTGTACAACGATTGGTCCAAGTGGCTGCCGGCTGATACCAAGGAAACCATCCTAAAAGGAGGCTACTACACGGTGGTGCCCAGGAAGGGCTTCCGTATCATCGCTCTGAACAGCAACGATTGCTATACGGACAACTTCTGGTTGTATCACAGCGGCACGGACAAGATTCCCCAACTCCAGTGGTTCCACGATACCCTGTTGGAGGCCGAGAAGAACGGGGAGTACGTCCACGTGCTGACCCACATTCCTTCGGGCGATGGAACCTGCTGGTCCGTTTGGGCTCGGGAATTCAACCGCTGCGTAACCCGCTTCAAGTCCACAATCAGTGGCATGTTCACAGGACACTCGCACAAGGACGAGCTATTCGTTTACTACTCGGAGGACGAAGGACACCCCACCGCAGTGGCGTGGAACGGAGGTGCTGTTACCACCTACTCCAACAAGAACCCCAACTACCGAGAGTACGCCGTCAATCCCGAAACCTACACTGTGACTAACCACTGGACGTGGATTTACAACCTGACTGCTGCCAATCTGAAGCCGGATGAGCAGCCCGAGTGGTTCCTGGAGTACGAGTTCATCAAGGAGTTTACCGAGGACTTGAGTCCGGCCGGAATCAGCAAGCTGCTCGATGAGTTCGCGGAGAATCCCGAATTGATGAGAAAGGTGAGTTAATATCATCGCCTTACGATCATATCATCATATCATTAATACCCGTTTCATCTCTAGTACTGGCGCTACCGAGTGACCTCAGCAGATCCCCAGGTGAATGGAGGTTGTGATCGCAACTGCTTGGCAGGATCTCTTTGCCGAGCTGCTGTGACCATCAATTCCCAGCGCGGACGCTGCGAGGAGCTGCGTGAGAAGTTGTTTGCCTCGGTAAGTTACTTTCAGCATAAATGCCCCGATCCCCAAATAACTGATGATTCTCTTCCATCAGCTGGACAATGAGGAGAGCACATCGTCGGGTAGCACTGAAGCCACCACTCCAGGTCCCAGCACCCCAAGTGACGACGACAACGACGGTGGAGGATCCTCCACTTTGGGACTGCTCAGCGTTAGCTCCCTGCTGGCCATAGTCCTCTCCATCCGCCTAGCCTTGTAGTAATCCTCATTTGTACCCCCTAAGTTATATAAACCGAATGGATTCCATTCTAAAAGTGGCCACTCTCAAGTGGCAAATAGAAGTATGCGCTTATCCCTATCAAAAGCTAATCTGGTGATTTTTGTGGAGGGACTTTGTTTTTCAGCCGGCTGCCTTATCGCCTAATGGCGATTAGCGAAAATTAGCTTATTAAACCGTGCTGGCCATAAAACAGCAGCtggcaacattttttttgctgaATATTGAACTATGGATAAGTATAAACACGTGCACACGATTATTTTAGGTAATAATTTACGACACACCGATTGTGGTCAGAATCGTGATCAAATATCGAGGTTCATGCCATGATCTGACTCACTATTGGTTACACCTTAAAAAAAACTCTGTTAAATGTGTGATCTTACAAGCCTAATAACAACTTGCATTGTTAAAATCTTAAGTTGTGTTATGAATGAGATATGTAAGAATACTACTTAATGGAATTTTGGGCTAACTCGAGGTCAGCTGTGTAAGTACTACCGATTGGATTGGAAAGCATCTTTCCATCttctaactaactaactaataGCTAAGAGTTCATAATCGTTTCTTACCTCTATTGCCAGCTTAAGAAGCTGTTCCCGAATTATAATTAGTAGTTTAGCTGTCAGATATCATCCCATTTGAAAAGTGTTCAAGCCAATAGCAGTTAAAGAAGGGTGTTTCCGAACTTCAGTTAGTAATGGGCAGTTGATCGCGGAAATTTCGTTGTGCGATATCATCGCATCTGATAAGTGGAGGAGCTGATAGCGGTGATATGAAGCTATAAGTAAGGGGCTCGACTTCAATCCCTTAAGCAGTCTCGCCATGAAGTTGATCCGGAGCACAACTCTTTTGGGCATCGGCATATTACTCGTCGGCTGCGGGGCGTTCAGCCTGCCCTCCGTTTACGATGTCCTGTCTAAGGATCAGCGGGCCACATCCTTCGTATCAGGTTGGTTAATGCTTTTGGAACTAATCATGTAAAAGCCTTTGAGTGAAAAAGCGGTATCAGTATGAATTAACTTTTTGATGTGTGTAAAAACCGTATTCTAATACGTTGAAGCGTTTATCAATATATGAAAGGAGTGGATCAGATAGTTAAATGTTTGGTGTTTTTGAAAAGATAATCCCAGCTGACAGTTTGAAGTGCTCCCATTGACATCCGTGATTGCTTTTTGCAGCCAGCGTAGCGGAGGAGATAAGCCGTGAGTACCTGAAGTACCACCGAACTGGCATCGAGACGGAGAGGCTTCAGCAGCTGGGAAAGGACATCCGGAGTAGCCACAGCAAGAAGGCCATTTTCACGGAATCCATGGCCGATCTCACCTCCACGGACCAGTTCTTCGTCTGCACCCTGTGCAGATCTACCATCAACGTGTTTGCTCGAACTTTCACCGAGGGAGAGCTGAGTGGTCCGGAAAGGGATGATGAGGCAAAGAAACTGATGCTGGGCATGTGTGACTACTTTGCTATCAGCACCCAGGAGGTGTGCTCCGGATTATTCGATCTCAACTGGCCCATTCTGGACTTCATTCTGAACGAAACAGTGGCACAGTCGAACACCTTTTGCAGCATGCTGCCCATCCCAATTTGCCAGGTGAAACAGGATGAGTACAATCTTACTTTGTCCATCCAGGGAGACTCGCCCAAGGAATCGAACTCCAACTTGCCCGCCAAGAGCTCCGAGGATATTCTAGTCCTGCACCTGACCGACATCCACTACGATCCTGAGTACGCCGAGGGCAGCAATGCAGCTTGCGATGAGCCCATGTGCTGCCGAAATTCCCTGCCCGAAGGATCTGACTCCTCGGCAGCTGCTGGCTTTTGGTCTGATTACCGCGATTGTGACTGCCCCAAACGCCTCATCCTGAGTGCTTTCGAGCACATCAAGGAAAACCACAAGATCGAATGGATATACCACACTGGAGACGTGCCGCCCCACAACGTGTGGTCCACCACCAGACAGGGCAACCTGGACATGTTGTCCGAAATCGACGAACTGCTGGCCAAGTACTTCCCGGACACGCCCATCTACCCCTGTCTTGGGAACCACGAGCCCCATCCAGCAAATGTGTGAGTACCCGTAATTTGCAGTCCATCAACATTATTAATCTAATGACCCAGAAGGGAAAACTTCAAAGCAACGAGTCCGCAAGTGCCTTGAATTAGGCAAAAAACTACCTCTCGACAATACTTGGTTATTTGGCCTTAATACAATGTGGTTATTACCAATGCTGacccaaaaaacaaaatttggTTATATCTCAACactttttaaagaacttaTTTATGATTCCTTAAATGTATGCAACATTTAAAGGTACTAAGAAGACCATTTTATGGGTATGATAGTGTTTTAAAACAGTTGGGTATAAAATTATACCACTGTTATTTAGATAAACTTCAATTAAGGGTACTTCTGTTTATCGATACTATACTACAAAGATCGCAAAATACGAAGGTCTCTTAGATGCGAAACAATCATGGTTTTCGAACTTCTGTATTTTCCGCTCAGATAAAGTTTATTGCAAAAATTTGCCACAATTGCTCCCCTCGGGAAACCCATAAAATGCCATTTGGTGCCCatagtaaatatttacaattacTAATTGGGACAATTTGAAAGGTAGGTGGTATTAGTCTAAAAATAATccactcaattttcaagtaatCGGTTTTTAAGCGATTGTAGGGGTGTAATAAGTTACTAGTTATACAGCTGAAGCGTTTTGAAATTGAACGTTTATATCATAATCCTATCTTATCACACCATATTTTCTAGTTTCGGAAACGACGAGATTCCCAGCTCCCTCAGAGTTGACTGGCTATATGAGCACGTGTGGAGTTTGTGGTCCAAGTGGTTGCCCGCCGAGGCGGAGAAGACTGTTCTTCGAGGAGGATATTACACCGCATCCCCGAGCAAAGGACACAGGATTGTGGCCCtgaacagcatggactgctaCCTGTACAACTGGTGGTTGTTCTATAATGCAACGTTGATTCAGGAGCAGCTGCAGTGGTTCCACGACACCCTATTGTCGGCCGAGGAGGCGGGAGAATCGGTTCACATCCTGACCCATATTCCCGCTGGAGATGGAGACTGCTGGTGTAACTGGTCTCAAGAATACAACAGGGTTCTCACCCGATTCAATGGCATCATCACTGGAGTCTTCAGTGGTCACACCCACAAGGACGAGATGAACCTGCATTACTCCGAGGACGGCTATGCCACGGTGGTCAACTGGAATGGCGGTAGTCTGACCTCCTACTCGAACAAGAACCCCAACTACCGGCTGTACGAACTCCACCCGGAGAACTGGCAGGTCCTGGACCACCACACCTACACCTTCAACCTGACGGAGGCCAACCTGACGCCCGAAGAGCAGCCCAAGTGGGAGCTGGAGTACCAGTTCACCAAGGAGTACACCGAGGACACGAGTCCCGCGGGAATCGATCGCTTGCTGCTGGAAATGGCAGAGAAGCCCGACTTGCTTAGGAAGTTCTGGAGGAACAAGTTCACCAACTCCGATCCCAAGCTGGCAGAGGGCTGTGATAACGCCTGTTTGAGCAAGACGATTTGCAGGATAGCCACCAGTAATTACCAGGAGCGCACTCGCTGCAAGGAACTTCAGGCCATCCTGGCTGAGAGCGTGAGTACTTCATGGGATTAACCTTTAACTTACCATTAAACACAAATGCCACTTTCAGTTGGAAAAGGAGCCGGATACGGATGATAATAATGGCGGTGGTGCAGCTGGACTAACTGCCGTCAGCTTGGCCTCCCTTCTGGCGCTTTTGGCTGCATCTAAGCTCCTTGGATAAGCCTTATCAATACCCCCCGTCTATTCTTAACCCCTGGTATCAACAGCGATAATCGCAGCCCATAAAATGGGTTATAAAACAGTATAAAAAGGCCCGAAGCCTTTAGAGATTATGGAATACCGAGAGAAATAAACACACACGTTTCTTGTAGTCAACACTCAGAATGTTcgatatacatgtatatatatatatattacctAAGATGCCTCTCGGGTAGCGAATACTTTGCGAATTAGCTGGATTAAGTTAAGAGTTAAGTTTAAGCACTGCGATGGAGTCCGGGAAGGAGTCGTCCAATGCTCTGGgcttcttttcatttttttacaAACATGTACATTTTTGGACAGCGTCCCACCTCGCCTAGCCAACTTAGAGCGCACAGATGAGCGTGGCGATCTCCATGTCCGGCACATCCGCCTTGCGCAGGACAATGGCCGCCTGGTTCTGGTACCGACCGGAGGACACCAGGCGCACGGTGCTCACGCCGCAGAAGATGGCCTGCTCGGGACCCAAGTCACTGGAGGCACCGCACACGGCACTGGCCTGCTCCATTCCAATGGCGTCCAGACCAGCGGATCCACCGATCTCTAAACGATCACTGGGCAATTGACACTAGTTGGGAGAAAGGAGGTTAGCTGGGTGGCGCGGTTACTCAAGTTCTGTACCCACATCGTAGTTGACCTTCGGCTGGGCCCGCACACTCTTGCCGCCAATCCGCAAACTGGCCAGCGAAACCACGGCCGGAAAGAGCGCCGAGATGGTGCAGTTGCGAGCCTGGCCAAAGTTGGTCATCTTGTACATGGCGGCCGTGTCCTGGACCAAAACGTTGCAGGCTAAAACAAGGATAAATACGTTTTCTTTGAACATTGTATTATCTAGAACTGCTGTACTCACGTTGCGTGATCTTGTGGAACCGCACATTGGCCACAAAGGAGCCTCGAACGGGAATTCGGTATTGGAGCAAGGCAGCGTTCTGGCTCGAACGGAAGAACTTCTTGTTACTAACTCGGGGCCTGGACAAAGATAGGATTAGCACACAAATACGGAGCTCAACTTCCACCCACCATTGTCTGTAGTTGTTGCAGAACTCGTAAACGCGCTCCTCCAGCGGTCGATGGTGATCCTTAATGCCCGGAAAGTACTCGCCATTCAGCTCCCAGCCGTCGACAAACTATCGAGGAAAGTGCGTCACACTTGGGCACAATTTAGTGGCTCCCCGGAGCACTTACCGCCATTAGGGCTCCTGTCTCGCAGTTCGCATCGTAGTGCTTCATTGTAATCTCCACAATCGTGTCTGGCTCCCCAATCACATAAAGCCCACAGACCTCCGGCTGCAGTTCCTGGACATCTGCTGCCGTTCCaactcctgctcctgctcctgccgctGCGCCCTCCCCCGGAACAactcccactcccactgcTCCTGCCGCCTCCAGTTCGAGCAGGGCGGCCTCCCGGTTGAGGGCCGAGTTGAGTGGGTTGAGCTTCTTGAAGATGTAGTCACCTGCCTCGGAGGCCACATGCATGCAATCTGAGGAAGGGGTGAAAGCAAAGGGTGGGATTTAATGGCTCAGCACTGGGGGAAATTAGTTGCTAGGAGTAGTTTCTAGGAAAAGTACAGGACTAACATGTTCGAAGAACGAACATGTATAGAATTCCAGTTAGAATTCCTTGCAGTGCACCCAATGCACTGGATGCCTTCGAGCCGAATCCGAAACCAATTTGTCTTGGCGAATTTCCAAGCTACCCTGGAGAAGACGGGCGATTAGGGGTGGGCTATTGAAATCCCCTTTGATTGTTTCCAACTTGGCTCCTGGGCAACAATTAATTTATCATGCGCATCCACTTAATGCCGGCCATAGTTGGCTGATTTATGGCCGGCATTATTAGCCGGGTCACCCACTCACACGATTTTTATGACCTCCTGCTCTCTGGCATCCCCCAAACCGGGCCGAAAACAATTAAACTGCTATTTGACTTCTTTTTTGTCCCGCTCTTGACATGCATGTCACATACTTCGAGTGTACTCGTGTGGGCTTTGTGGGATGTACTCGTACGTGAATCCCTTGATGGGGAATAAGGTCCTGGAAGGATGGGGTAGGTGGGTCCTGGCACTTGGCGCCAATTTGTTTATGGCACTCGCTAATTGTTTTCGAGTGGCGGCTTTCGGCCTCTTAACATATCTATATGAATACACCATTCCAACACACAATAAAACAGCTCTGTTCATAAGTAATTAGGCATTATGATTAAATAATCGTACGCAAAGTGGCTGCTAGTTAATAAATAATCATAAACTATTAAGCTGCTTATTTGGCCGGCAAAAAGTGAGAGGGGAATTACAGTGCCTATTGCTTTCTGCGGAATATTAGTTAAGTCCTTTTTTGTACTGAGCTTTGAGTTTGAATAAAAAAGTTTCCCCGGAAGCCTTTCAATTATTTTGAATAGCATGTTGAACTCGCTTTTCAGAACTTTTTTTCATAATTGTAACTTTTTCCATAACTGCAAAATATCTGGGCGACCTGAGGTCCTCTTTGTTTATCCCCCGGATTAGAGTGGTTTTTCATTTGTCCTTCGAAATTGTATTTCTGGAGGTGACGTCACTAAGCTGAACCGCCCCTCCCCACCCAGGAACCACCACCTTCCCAAAGTGAACGTTGTCCTGACtataaataaaagcaattaTAAATCGGCACTGCCACAGATTTGTTGATGTTTCACCTGATTGCGAGACTGATGCAACTTTCCATTTATTGGAACCTGCGACATGCGGTTGCTCTGACGATGGTTTTCCCCCGGGAGAAGGGAAGTGGATGGAGAATCTGGGCGGTTGGGCGGCAGAGGGATTAGGCCAATTGAAGTTGGCACGAGTTGCTGGCAATACATTgatatttattaagttttcGTTCGCAGGAATCACAATATCTCTGCTCTCTGGCCATCGAGTGGCCACAAGTTTGTAATctttcatttccatttggcCAGTTTGGGTCAGTTTGGCCACGGAGAGGGGGTGAACCAGAAGTGGAGTGCACtttgatttgaattttaatgGGCAATATATTCGGTTTGCTTGGCTGCTTGGCTATAcaaattgcgcatacgccccggGTGCCGACGGATGGCCTGGAATATTACAAGAGGTGCTCGCAACTTATGCAGAAATCAATTTGAGAGACAAGTAAACAAGGTTTAGAAAGCGCCCTAAACTTGTCGCTGCCGCCAAagtgcattttccattttccgccGAGGGCACTTGACTAAAAAGTTTTCCTCCGCCGCGCGCTGCACATGCGAATCGTAACTTACCTGAGACCGTGTGCACATTGTGCGGCACCGCAGGGTTGGGGAAAAGCTCAAAGGACCGCTTCACACTGGGCCAGGCCTGAAAGGGGAAAAATGGCAAAGAAATTAAGGACATTCGCTGCAAAACAGGCAAAAGACATATCGGATATATGTATCTATGATAAACTGAAGTACATGggaaatataaaaacaaattcaaagTTGTCTCAATGCTTGGAGTAAGATCCGGAGCTTGTGCCTCCTGCTCCGTGCTATCCGCACAAAGGAGATACATCCAGACCAGCAGAGGGGGAGCACCGAGACGGGGCCAAAGGATCAGCGGGATGTCCTTGGCGGCTAATGTCCGCCGACTTCTCTAGTTGTATCGAAAGAAAGGAATCCTCGCGGGGGGCAGCTAATGCGGCACTTAGGGCTCTTCGCACAATGCAACTGCAGAGGACTGGGTGTGGGGGACAAGAGGTCATCCGGGCAGAGGACAATAGCCGGTTTTAATTAAACTACCACACACGATTCTCCAATAAACAGAAATCGAGCAGATGACGCCCAGGACGTGCTCGGCCAAGAAGGATATACTCGTATATAAGGCTTTCGAGGGAGTTGAGGAAATTTTAAGCATGACAAATCGGGCGCAAAAgttaaaactttttattaaGAAAACCCACTCAGCCCTGCCTACgacccagattttttgtgcaCCGCTTTTCTCGCTTTATGATTGATTAGTGGTAACTTTTTTCAGATTTTCCCGTTAATTGAAATCGCACCCAGCCCGCTGGGAAATTGATAAATGGTGACGCATTGGCCGCGCTCAGAAATAATTGCGTTAAGGGCAAAAAGCCGAAAAGTTTTGGCTTTCGTTATTCGGCTTTTGGGACATTTGTTTGCACAACACTCGAGCTTTGGCTTTAACGAGTCGTCGGGGCGTTATGGAACTGTCAATTAGTGGCGGTTTGTGCCACAGCAACTTTAATCCCCGGACCCGGGAAGATTGGCCATCAAAGAGCCCAGGATTGCCACCCTGACGTCACAAATCTTTCAGCAGGATTTGAGTCGAGAGAGTCTGGATAAACTGTCAACAGgctgtaaataaataataaacatgaTCCCTTTGAAAACACACTTGGCAGCGGCCTGATTTGCATAATCACAATGCTGCCATCGGAATTTCGGATTCGAGGGGTGAACTGTGCCAGTGTGGGCGAAAATCACACTGGACGCCTTTTGTCAAACTAAGCGAATCGCAGGATGCGCCAGCTGCTCCATCAAAAGGACCCATTGGGACCTGGGCCGCTATCCAAAAGTTGCCACGGAGATTGGAGGACTCATTCAAAGTAGCTGGAAGTTGGTGGGCGGCGAGGGGACATCggcaaaaatagaaaagtTCTATGGGCATTGTGACAATCCCTCGCAGAA of Drosophila mauritiana strain mau12 chromosome 3R, ASM438214v1, whole genome shotgun sequence contains these proteins:
- the LOC117145282 gene encoding corticotropin-releasing factor-binding protein produces the protein MKLVVYLYFSMIVLGVQAWPSVKRSFELFPNPAVPHNVHTVSDCMHVASEAGDYIFKKLNPLNSALNREAALLELEAAGAVGVGVVPGEGAAAGAGAGVGTAADVQELQPEVCGLYVIGEPDTIVEITMKHYDANCETGALMAFVDGWELNGEYFPGIKDHHRPLEERVYEFCNNYRQWPRVSNKKFFRSSQNAALLQYRIPVRGSFVANVRFHKITQPCNVLVQDTAAMYKMTNFGQARNCTISALFPAVVSLASLRIGGKSVRAQPKVNYDCQLPSDRLEIGGSAGLDAIGMEQASAVCGASSDLGPEQAIFCGVSTVRLVSSGRYQNQAAIVLRKADVPDMEIATLICAL